A genomic stretch from Scatophagus argus isolate fScaArg1 chromosome 19, fScaArg1.pri, whole genome shotgun sequence includes:
- the hmbox1b gene encoding homeobox-containing protein 1 isoform X1 translates to MFSSRMSEFSEEPRFTIEQIDLLQRLRRTGMTKQEILHALDTLDRLDREHGDKFGRRTSSSSSSSSSYGVGGAINNSASNTTTSFNNNNTASATTTSSVSCNGNNSAEGGTGDHSAAAASSTTSKISTATQTQFGSGGGLSPSPSNSYDTSPPPGPPPPSAILPSPVSLVALSQNGRDSLAATPNGKLSPPRYPVNSAAAARAFGFEATEEDLDIDDKVEELMRRDSSMVKEEIKAFLGNRRISQAVVAQVTGISQSRISHWLLQHGSDLSEQKKRAFYRWYTLEKTTPGATLNMRPAPLPMEEMEWRQTPPPITTAPGTFRLRRGSRFTWRKECLAVMESYFNDNQYPDEAKREEIANACNAVIQKPGKKLSDLERVTSLKVYNWFANRRKEIKRRANIEATILESHGIDVQSPGGHSNSDDIDGNDFSEQACDLPYFDKRPLSRPFGLYRLEPTSPTQDDSAAHSEHQDPISLAVEMAAVNHTILALSRTGGVPNDIKTESLEDE, encoded by the exons ATGTTTAG CAGCAGGATGTCTGAGTTCAGTGAGGAGCCGCGCTTCACTATTGAGCAGATAGATCTACTGCAACGGCTGCGTCGCACTGGCATGACCAAGCAGGAGATCCTGCACGCACTCGACACTCTGGACCGGCTGGACCGGGAGCACGGTGACAAGTTTGGCCGCCgtacctcttcctcttcctcctcctcgtcctcctacGGAGTAGGCGGGGCCATCAACAACTCTGCCTCTAATACCACTACATCATTCAATAATAACAACACTGCCTCGGCAACCACAACCTCTTCTGTGTCATGCAACGGCAACAACAGCGCCGAGGGCGGCACCGGCGATCACTCTGCAGCCGCCGCGTCTTCCACAACCTCAAAAATCTCCACCGCCACACAGACGCAGTTTGGGAGTGGAGGGGGACTCTCACCGTCTCCTAGCAACAGCTACGACACCTCCCCGCCTCCGGGGCCGCCGCCACCTTCCGCCATCTTGCCCTCGCCGGTGTCACTGGTGGCTCTGTCACAGAATGGCCGGGATAGCCTAGCTGCCACACCCAACGGGAAGCTGTCTCCTCCGAGGTACCCAGTAAACAGTGCGGCTGCAGCACGAGCGTTTGGGTTTGAAGCTACAGAGGAGGACCTGGACATTGATGATaaggtggaggagctgatgaG gaggGACAGCAGTATGGTGAAGGAGGAGATAAAAGCGTTCCTGGGGAACAGGAGGATCTCTCAGGCAGTGGTGGCACAAGTTACCG GCATCAGCCAGAGCAGGATCTCCCATTGGCTGCTGCAGCACGGCTCTGACCTGAgtgagcagaagaagagggcctTTTACCGCTGGTACACGCTGGAGAAAACCACACCAG GTGCCACTCTAAACATGCGGCCAGCTCCGTTACCGATGGAAGAGATGGAGTGGAGGCAAACCCCGCCGCCCATCACCACTGCCCCTGGAACTTTCCGGCTGCGTCGAGGAAGTCGCTTCACTTGGAGAAAAGAGTGCCTGGCTGTGATGGAGAG CTACTTCAACGACAACCAGTACCCAGATGAGGCCAAACGGGAGGAGATAGCAAACGCCTGCAATGCTGTTATTCAGAAACCAG GGAAGAAGCTATCTGATCTGGAGAGGGTTACCTCTCTGAAAGTTTACAACTGGTTCGCCAACCGTCGCAAGGAGATCAAGAGACGGGCTAACATTG AAGCCACAATCCTGGAGAGTCATGGGATAGACGTCCAGAGTCCAGGGGGACACTCCAACAGCGATGACATCGATGGAAACGATTTCTCAGAGCAG GCATGTGACTTGCCCTATTTTGACAAGAGACCTCTCAGCCGACCTTTTGGCCTTTACCGACTGGAGCCCACCTCTCCAACACAG GATGACAGTGCAGCGCACAGCGAGCACCAGGACCCCATCTCTCTGGCCGTGGAGATGGCTGCTGTCAACCACACCATCCTGGCCCTTTCCAGAACCGGAGGGGTCCCCAATGACATCAAGACGGAGTCCCTGGAGGACGAATGA
- the hmbox1b gene encoding homeobox-containing protein 1 isoform X4, protein MSEFSEEPRFTIEQIDLLQRLRRTGMTKQEILHALDTLDRLDREHGDKFGRRTSSSSSSSSSYGVGGAINNSASNTTTSFNNNNTASATTTSSVSCNGNNSAEGGTGDHSAAAASSTTSKISTATQTQFGSGGGLSPSPSNSYDTSPPPGPPPPSAILPSPVSLVALSQNGRDSLAATPNGKLSPPRYPVNSAAAARAFGFEATEEDLDIDDKVEELMRRDSSMVKEEIKAFLGNRRISQAVVAQVTGISQSRISHWLLQHGSDLSEQKKRAFYRWYTLEKTTPGATLNMRPAPLPMEEMEWRQTPPPITTAPGTFRLRRGSRFTWRKECLAVMESYFNDNQYPDEAKREEIANACNAVIQKPGKKLSDLERVTSLKVYNWFANRRKEIKRRANIEATILESHGIDVQSPGGHSNSDDIDGNDFSEQACDLPYFDKRPLSRPFGLYRLEPTSPTQDDSAAHSEHQDPISLAVEMAAVNHTILALSRTGGVPNDIKTESLEDE, encoded by the exons ATGTCTGAGTTCAGTGAGGAGCCGCGCTTCACTATTGAGCAGATAGATCTACTGCAACGGCTGCGTCGCACTGGCATGACCAAGCAGGAGATCCTGCACGCACTCGACACTCTGGACCGGCTGGACCGGGAGCACGGTGACAAGTTTGGCCGCCgtacctcttcctcttcctcctcctcgtcctcctacGGAGTAGGCGGGGCCATCAACAACTCTGCCTCTAATACCACTACATCATTCAATAATAACAACACTGCCTCGGCAACCACAACCTCTTCTGTGTCATGCAACGGCAACAACAGCGCCGAGGGCGGCACCGGCGATCACTCTGCAGCCGCCGCGTCTTCCACAACCTCAAAAATCTCCACCGCCACACAGACGCAGTTTGGGAGTGGAGGGGGACTCTCACCGTCTCCTAGCAACAGCTACGACACCTCCCCGCCTCCGGGGCCGCCGCCACCTTCCGCCATCTTGCCCTCGCCGGTGTCACTGGTGGCTCTGTCACAGAATGGCCGGGATAGCCTAGCTGCCACACCCAACGGGAAGCTGTCTCCTCCGAGGTACCCAGTAAACAGTGCGGCTGCAGCACGAGCGTTTGGGTTTGAAGCTACAGAGGAGGACCTGGACATTGATGATaaggtggaggagctgatgaG gaggGACAGCAGTATGGTGAAGGAGGAGATAAAAGCGTTCCTGGGGAACAGGAGGATCTCTCAGGCAGTGGTGGCACAAGTTACCG GCATCAGCCAGAGCAGGATCTCCCATTGGCTGCTGCAGCACGGCTCTGACCTGAgtgagcagaagaagagggcctTTTACCGCTGGTACACGCTGGAGAAAACCACACCAG GTGCCACTCTAAACATGCGGCCAGCTCCGTTACCGATGGAAGAGATGGAGTGGAGGCAAACCCCGCCGCCCATCACCACTGCCCCTGGAACTTTCCGGCTGCGTCGAGGAAGTCGCTTCACTTGGAGAAAAGAGTGCCTGGCTGTGATGGAGAG CTACTTCAACGACAACCAGTACCCAGATGAGGCCAAACGGGAGGAGATAGCAAACGCCTGCAATGCTGTTATTCAGAAACCAG GGAAGAAGCTATCTGATCTGGAGAGGGTTACCTCTCTGAAAGTTTACAACTGGTTCGCCAACCGTCGCAAGGAGATCAAGAGACGGGCTAACATTG AAGCCACAATCCTGGAGAGTCATGGGATAGACGTCCAGAGTCCAGGGGGACACTCCAACAGCGATGACATCGATGGAAACGATTTCTCAGAGCAG GCATGTGACTTGCCCTATTTTGACAAGAGACCTCTCAGCCGACCTTTTGGCCTTTACCGACTGGAGCCCACCTCTCCAACACAG GATGACAGTGCAGCGCACAGCGAGCACCAGGACCCCATCTCTCTGGCCGTGGAGATGGCTGCTGTCAACCACACCATCCTGGCCCTTTCCAGAACCGGAGGGGTCCCCAATGACATCAAGACGGAGTCCCTGGAGGACGAATGA
- the hmbox1b gene encoding homeobox-containing protein 1 isoform X3 — protein MFSRMSEFSEEPRFTIEQIDLLQRLRRTGMTKQEILHALDTLDRLDREHGDKFGRRTSSSSSSSSSYGVGGAINNSASNTTTSFNNNNTASATTTSSVSCNGNNSAEGGTGDHSAAAASSTTSKISTATQTQFGSGGGLSPSPSNSYDTSPPPGPPPPSAILPSPVSLVALSQNGRDSLAATPNGKLSPPRYPVNSAAAARAFGFEATEEDLDIDDKVEELMRRDSSMVKEEIKAFLGNRRISQAVVAQVTGISQSRISHWLLQHGSDLSEQKKRAFYRWYTLEKTTPGATLNMRPAPLPMEEMEWRQTPPPITTAPGTFRLRRGSRFTWRKECLAVMESYFNDNQYPDEAKREEIANACNAVIQKPGKKLSDLERVTSLKVYNWFANRRKEIKRRANIEATILESHGIDVQSPGGHSNSDDIDGNDFSEQACDLPYFDKRPLSRPFGLYRLEPTSPTQDDSAAHSEHQDPISLAVEMAAVNHTILALSRTGGVPNDIKTESLEDE, from the exons ATGTTTAG CAGGATGTCTGAGTTCAGTGAGGAGCCGCGCTTCACTATTGAGCAGATAGATCTACTGCAACGGCTGCGTCGCACTGGCATGACCAAGCAGGAGATCCTGCACGCACTCGACACTCTGGACCGGCTGGACCGGGAGCACGGTGACAAGTTTGGCCGCCgtacctcttcctcttcctcctcctcgtcctcctacGGAGTAGGCGGGGCCATCAACAACTCTGCCTCTAATACCACTACATCATTCAATAATAACAACACTGCCTCGGCAACCACAACCTCTTCTGTGTCATGCAACGGCAACAACAGCGCCGAGGGCGGCACCGGCGATCACTCTGCAGCCGCCGCGTCTTCCACAACCTCAAAAATCTCCACCGCCACACAGACGCAGTTTGGGAGTGGAGGGGGACTCTCACCGTCTCCTAGCAACAGCTACGACACCTCCCCGCCTCCGGGGCCGCCGCCACCTTCCGCCATCTTGCCCTCGCCGGTGTCACTGGTGGCTCTGTCACAGAATGGCCGGGATAGCCTAGCTGCCACACCCAACGGGAAGCTGTCTCCTCCGAGGTACCCAGTAAACAGTGCGGCTGCAGCACGAGCGTTTGGGTTTGAAGCTACAGAGGAGGACCTGGACATTGATGATaaggtggaggagctgatgaG gaggGACAGCAGTATGGTGAAGGAGGAGATAAAAGCGTTCCTGGGGAACAGGAGGATCTCTCAGGCAGTGGTGGCACAAGTTACCG GCATCAGCCAGAGCAGGATCTCCCATTGGCTGCTGCAGCACGGCTCTGACCTGAgtgagcagaagaagagggcctTTTACCGCTGGTACACGCTGGAGAAAACCACACCAG GTGCCACTCTAAACATGCGGCCAGCTCCGTTACCGATGGAAGAGATGGAGTGGAGGCAAACCCCGCCGCCCATCACCACTGCCCCTGGAACTTTCCGGCTGCGTCGAGGAAGTCGCTTCACTTGGAGAAAAGAGTGCCTGGCTGTGATGGAGAG CTACTTCAACGACAACCAGTACCCAGATGAGGCCAAACGGGAGGAGATAGCAAACGCCTGCAATGCTGTTATTCAGAAACCAG GGAAGAAGCTATCTGATCTGGAGAGGGTTACCTCTCTGAAAGTTTACAACTGGTTCGCCAACCGTCGCAAGGAGATCAAGAGACGGGCTAACATTG AAGCCACAATCCTGGAGAGTCATGGGATAGACGTCCAGAGTCCAGGGGGACACTCCAACAGCGATGACATCGATGGAAACGATTTCTCAGAGCAG GCATGTGACTTGCCCTATTTTGACAAGAGACCTCTCAGCCGACCTTTTGGCCTTTACCGACTGGAGCCCACCTCTCCAACACAG GATGACAGTGCAGCGCACAGCGAGCACCAGGACCCCATCTCTCTGGCCGTGGAGATGGCTGCTGTCAACCACACCATCCTGGCCCTTTCCAGAACCGGAGGGGTCCCCAATGACATCAAGACGGAGTCCCTGGAGGACGAATGA
- the hmbox1b gene encoding homeobox-containing protein 1 isoform X2, with protein sequence MFSSRMSEFSEEPRFTIEQIDLLQRLRRTGMTKQEILHALDTLDRLDREHGDKFGRRTSSSSSSSSSYGVGGAINNSASNTTTSFNNNNTASATTTSSVSCNGNNSAEGGTGDHSAAAASSTTSKISTATQTQFGSGGGLSPSPSNSYDTSPPPGPPPPSAILPSPVSLVALSQNGRDSLAATPNGKLSPPRYPVNSAAAARAFGFEATEEDLDIDDKVEELMRRDSSMVKEEIKAFLGNRRISQAVVAQVTGISQSRISHWLLQHGSDLSEQKKRAFYRWYTLEKTTPGATLNMRPAPLPMEEMEWRQTPPPITTAPGTFRLRRGSRFTWRKECLAVMESYFNDNQYPDEAKREEIANACNAVIQKPGKKLSDLERVTSLKVYNWFANRRKEIKRRANIATILESHGIDVQSPGGHSNSDDIDGNDFSEQACDLPYFDKRPLSRPFGLYRLEPTSPTQDDSAAHSEHQDPISLAVEMAAVNHTILALSRTGGVPNDIKTESLEDE encoded by the exons ATGTTTAG CAGCAGGATGTCTGAGTTCAGTGAGGAGCCGCGCTTCACTATTGAGCAGATAGATCTACTGCAACGGCTGCGTCGCACTGGCATGACCAAGCAGGAGATCCTGCACGCACTCGACACTCTGGACCGGCTGGACCGGGAGCACGGTGACAAGTTTGGCCGCCgtacctcttcctcttcctcctcctcgtcctcctacGGAGTAGGCGGGGCCATCAACAACTCTGCCTCTAATACCACTACATCATTCAATAATAACAACACTGCCTCGGCAACCACAACCTCTTCTGTGTCATGCAACGGCAACAACAGCGCCGAGGGCGGCACCGGCGATCACTCTGCAGCCGCCGCGTCTTCCACAACCTCAAAAATCTCCACCGCCACACAGACGCAGTTTGGGAGTGGAGGGGGACTCTCACCGTCTCCTAGCAACAGCTACGACACCTCCCCGCCTCCGGGGCCGCCGCCACCTTCCGCCATCTTGCCCTCGCCGGTGTCACTGGTGGCTCTGTCACAGAATGGCCGGGATAGCCTAGCTGCCACACCCAACGGGAAGCTGTCTCCTCCGAGGTACCCAGTAAACAGTGCGGCTGCAGCACGAGCGTTTGGGTTTGAAGCTACAGAGGAGGACCTGGACATTGATGATaaggtggaggagctgatgaG gaggGACAGCAGTATGGTGAAGGAGGAGATAAAAGCGTTCCTGGGGAACAGGAGGATCTCTCAGGCAGTGGTGGCACAAGTTACCG GCATCAGCCAGAGCAGGATCTCCCATTGGCTGCTGCAGCACGGCTCTGACCTGAgtgagcagaagaagagggcctTTTACCGCTGGTACACGCTGGAGAAAACCACACCAG GTGCCACTCTAAACATGCGGCCAGCTCCGTTACCGATGGAAGAGATGGAGTGGAGGCAAACCCCGCCGCCCATCACCACTGCCCCTGGAACTTTCCGGCTGCGTCGAGGAAGTCGCTTCACTTGGAGAAAAGAGTGCCTGGCTGTGATGGAGAG CTACTTCAACGACAACCAGTACCCAGATGAGGCCAAACGGGAGGAGATAGCAAACGCCTGCAATGCTGTTATTCAGAAACCAG GGAAGAAGCTATCTGATCTGGAGAGGGTTACCTCTCTGAAAGTTTACAACTGGTTCGCCAACCGTCGCAAGGAGATCAAGAGACGGGCTAACATTG CCACAATCCTGGAGAGTCATGGGATAGACGTCCAGAGTCCAGGGGGACACTCCAACAGCGATGACATCGATGGAAACGATTTCTCAGAGCAG GCATGTGACTTGCCCTATTTTGACAAGAGACCTCTCAGCCGACCTTTTGGCCTTTACCGACTGGAGCCCACCTCTCCAACACAG GATGACAGTGCAGCGCACAGCGAGCACCAGGACCCCATCTCTCTGGCCGTGGAGATGGCTGCTGTCAACCACACCATCCTGGCCCTTTCCAGAACCGGAGGGGTCCCCAATGACATCAAGACGGAGTCCCTGGAGGACGAATGA